The following DNA comes from Microcella sp..
GCGTCTCGGCCTGCTGGATGATGTCGAGGCTGCGGCCCGCATAGAGCTGCACGTCGGCGACCATGAACGGCTCGAGGCGCGCACCGAACTTGCTGCCCGTGCGCCGCACCCCCTTGGCCACGGCACGAATCTTGCCGTGGTTGCGGCTGAGCATCGTGACGATACGGTCGGCTTCACCCAGCTTGTGGGTGCGCAGCACGACGATCTCGTCACGGTAGGTCGGCACGGCTCCAGTATCCCGCGCGCGGGTGCGAACGGGCCCGACGGCGCGGCGGGCATCCGCGATTCGGGGTGGCCTTCTCCACAATTCAGGAGAATCGGCGGATGCTCAGCCGAGCCCGCGCAGAGACGCCGCTGATTCCGCGAGCTCGCGCGCGGCGGCATCGAGAAACTCCTGAATTGTGGAGGCCCCCCAGCTGATGCGGATCGCCGTGCGGGCGGTGTCGGGGTCGTAGCCCATCGCGAGCAGCACGGGTGAGGGCTCGTCGCGCCCGGCCGCGCACGCCGAGCCGCTCGAGGCGAGGATGCCGCGGTCGTCGAGCGCGATCAGCAGGGGTTCGCCTCCGATGCCGGGCACGACGAACGAGGCGTGGCACGGCAGACGCCGGCTCGGGTGGCCGGTGAGTTGCGCGCCGGGCACAGTTTCGAGCACCTGCGCGATGAACGCGTCACGTTGCGCTTCGAGCACGGCGAGCGGGTGCGTCGCGCGCTCGACCTCCGTCAGTTCGAGGGCGACGGCGAGCCCCACGGCCCCGGCGACGTTCTCGGTGCCCGAGCGTCGGTCGCGCTCTTGCCCTCCGCCGTGGATGAGAGGCTCGATCACCGCACCGGTCGGCAGCAGCAGCGCCCCGATTCCTTTCGGCGCGCCGAGCTTGTGGCCCGAGATCGTCACAGCGTCGAGCGAGGCCAACCCCGCCAGCGGGTACCAGCCGGCGTACTGCACGGCATCGGTGTGCACGAGGGCACCGACGGAGCGCGCGGCCCCGAGCACCGCGTCGAGCGGCTGCAGGGTTCCGACCTCGTTGTTGGCGGCCTGCACGCTCACAAGCGCCGTACCGGGTCGGAGGGCTCCCCATGCGGCATCAGCATCCACGACGCCGTCGGCATCGACCGGTAT
Coding sequences within:
- a CDS encoding cysteine desulfurase family protein, yielding MTLIDLDQAATTATRREVLEAMWPWLTGEHGNPSSTHALGRRAADALADARSRIAQLSGVRPAQVVLTSGGTESDNLAVIGLTLAAIARGRDRHILVSAIEHEAVLESAAYLERWHDVEVTRIPVDADGVVDADAAWGALRPGTALVSVQAANNEVGTLQPLDAVLGAARSVGALVHTDAVQYAGWYPLAGLASLDAVTISGHKLGAPKGIGALLLPTGAVIEPLIHGGGQERDRRSGTENVAGAVGLAVALELTEVERATHPLAVLEAQRDAFIAQVLETVPGAQLTGHPSRRLPCHASFVVPGIGGEPLLIALDDRGILASSGSACAAGRDEPSPVLLAMGYDPDTARTAIRISWGASTIQEFLDAAARELAESAASLRGLG